The Amaranthus tricolor cultivar Red isolate AtriRed21 chromosome 6, ASM2621246v1, whole genome shotgun sequence genome has a segment encoding these proteins:
- the LOC130814931 gene encoding calmodulin-binding protein 60 C-like encodes MQTRYMERSNSMSGREKRALDSSSNVDEDGQPDRKRPALASVIVEALKVDSLQRLCSSLEPILRRVVSEEVERALAKLGPARLVGNGRSSPKRIEAPDGRNLQLHFRTKLSLPLFTGGKVEGEQGAAIHIVLIDANTGELVTTGPESSAKLDIVVLEGDFNDEDDANWTEEDFDSHVVKEREGKRPLLTGDVQVTLKEGVGTLGELTFTDNSSWIRSRQFRLGLKIAAGYCDNLRIREAKTEAFTVKDHRGELYKKHYPPALNDEVWRLEKIGKDGAFHKRLNKAGVVTVEHFLRFVIRDPQRLRNILGSGMSNKMWDALVEHAKTCVLGGKLYIYYPDGPQGVGVIFNSIYEFSGLIAGGQYYSTDSLSDTQKVYADTLIKKAYENWMHVVEYDGKSLLSLKQNRIEDSPRTESPVTQPNTNFYNHQVALPSLPVAPAVEQPSADPGLKMGGLHDALGTSYPVQSQTMNINGSSSHFSPVSVSPPNQFMGASGLNQPSRNSNGLNFGSTQPSLSGLQPVGTSDFADYRGSENTLSEEEIRMRSNQMLEHEDMQHLLRLFGMGGGHGQNPVGVPEDTYPYSAAYAPSPAINFNFEEDRTRSSGKAVVGWLKLKAALRWGIFIRKKAAERRAQIVELEET; translated from the exons TGTGATTGTGGAAGCCCTTAAAGTGGATAGTCTACAGAGGCTCTGCTCATCCTTGGAACCTATTCTTCGTAGAGTT GTTAGTGAAGAAGTTGAACGTGCTTTAGCAAAGTTGGGGCCTGCAAGACTTGTAGGAAATGGAAG ATCTTCTCCTAAGCGCATTGAAGCACCTGATGGAAGAAATTTGCAgcttcatttcagaactaaGCTTTCTTTACCCCTTTTTACGGGAGGAAAAGTCGAAGGCGAGCAAGGAGCTGCAATCCACATTGTCTTAATTGATGCAAATACCGGGGAACTTGTAACAACAGGTCCAGAATCATCGGCAAAACTGGATATTGTTGTACTTGAAGGTGATTtcaatgatgaagatgatgcaAATTGGACCGAAGAAGATTTTGACAGTCATGTGGTGAAAGAGCGTGAAGGAAAGCGGCCTCTTTTAACTGGAGATGTGCAAGTGACACTGAAAGAAGGTGTAGGGACGCTGGGGGAGCTGACATTTACTGATAATTCAAGCTGGATAAGAAGCAGACAGTTCAGACTAGGTCTAAAGATTGCTGCTGGCTATTGCGACAACCTTCGCATCCGTGAGGCAAAGACGGAAGCTTTCACTGTTAAAGATCACAGAGGGGAAT TGTATAAAAAACACTATCCTCCTGCATTGAATGATGAAGTTTGGAGATTGGAGAAGATCGGGAAAGATGGGGCTTTCCACAAGAGACTCAATAAAGCCGGCGTTGTTACTGTTGAACATTTCTTGAGATTTGTTATCAGAGATCCACAGAGATTGCGTAAT ATACTAGGAAGTGGCATGTCGAATAAGATGTGGGATGCACTTGTGGAGCATGCTAAGACTTGTGTACTTGGGGGAAAGCTTTATATCTACTATCCCGATGGTCCACAAGGGGTTGGTGTAATTTTTAACAGTATCTATGAGTTTAGTGGCTTAATCGCTGGTGGCCAGTATTACTCGACTGATTCGCTATCCGACACCCAGAAG GTCTATGCCGACACTTTGATAAAGAAAGCGTATGAGAATTGGATGCATGTTGTGGAGTATGACGGCAAATCTCTCTTGAGCTTAAAACAGAACAGGATCGAAGATTCTCCGAGGACTGAATCGCCTGTTACTCAACCGAACACTAATTTTTACAATCATCAAGTCGCTTTACCCAGTTTACCGGTTGCTCCTGCTGTGGAACAGCCTTCTGCCGATCCAGGTCTCAAGATGGgag GTTTACATGATGCATTGGGTACAAGTTACCCTGTACAGTCGCAAACAATGAACATTAACGGATCATCTTCACATTTTAGTCCCGTTTCCGTTTCTCCTCCGAATCAGTTTATGGGTGCTTCTGGTCTAAACCAGCCTTCTAGAAACAGTAATGGATTGAATTTTGGGTCTACACAACCATCTTTATCGGGATTACAGCCCGTTGGAACTTCCGACTTTGCAGATTATCGAGGAAGTGAGAACACGCTATCAGAGGAAGAAATTCGCATGCGAAGTAATCAAATGCTTGAACATGAAGACATGCAACATTTACTTCGTTTATTTGGGATGGGTGGGGGTCATGGCCAAAATCCCGTTGGTGTGCCAGAAGATACGTACCCATATTCCGCAGCATATGCACCGTCACCGGCAATTAACTTCAATTTTGAGGAGGATAGAACTCGATCTTCCGGGAAAGCTGTTGTGGGTTGGCTCAAGCTTAAGGCGGCCCTTAGATGGGGTATCTTTATCAGGAAGAAGGCTGCTGAGAGACGCGCTCAAATTGTCGAGTTGGAAGAGACATAG